The following coding sequences lie in one Salmo salar chromosome ssa13, Ssal_v3.1, whole genome shotgun sequence genomic window:
- the si:ch73-70k4.1 gene encoding pro-resilin isoform X1 yields MAEKCPKSKLKRKKLSIEEPLTDIFFRKTLIKNNESSSASIESLSSTRPVVPIESWWSRGDLAAVESLWALTLSSALPCLDAHPWDPVPDLPTASTLSSNVDQQIEWRWCSLSEDMTPLPSPHSSTTDFPLNPFPGLEKTLLPVPVQTSQTTSTINGPPLKSAPCLEGPGEESSSCGAGRPRPSLGARVPSSYGRGAPWSGGGNSRVPSRKDTKRGEGGQNTAAARPHPTARRPRGEKESHPSIPQPFIIRAGNGGSSLPAEARKGGGGVGEEGEKRGMKRLQLPANQVDATSSTSDSCTAAPMEEGKGEKREEGVSGMGRADWVAGKGGGGGRAMQSCPMCLVPFPAGSPEDAGPAFLHGGPSWPIPCLPSTHCRMP; encoded by the exons ATGGCTGAGAAATGCCCAAAGTCAAAACTAAAAAGAAAGAAGTTGTCTATCGAGGAGCCTCTAACTGATATATTTTTCAGGAAGACGCTGATAAAGAACAACGAAAGTTCCAGTGCATCGATTGAAAGCTTGAGTTCAACGAG ACCTGTGGTCCCTATAGAGTCGTGGTGGTCCAGAGGTGACCTGGCTGCAGTTGAGAGTCTCTGGGCCCTGACTCTGAGCTCTGCTCTTCCCTGTCTGGACGCTCACCCCTGGGACCCAGTCCCTGACCTCCCAACAGCCTCCACACTG AGCTCTAATGTAGACCAGCAGATTGAATGGAGATGGTGTAGCCTCAGTGAGGACATGACTCCCTTGCCCTCCCCACACAGTTCCACCACAGACTTTCCTCTCAATCCTTTTCCTGGGCTGGAAAAGACTCTCCTCCCAGTCCCAGTACAGACTAGCCAGACAACATCCACCATCAATGGCCCTCCTTTGAAGTCTGCTCCCTGTCTAGAGGGGCCcggagaggagagcagtagttgtGGTGCTGGCCGCCCCAGACCAAGTCTGGGAGCCCGAGTGCCTTCTAGCTACGGAAGGGGAGCCCCgtggagtggaggggggaataGCAGAGTGCCATCCAGAAAGGACACAAAACGAGGGGAAGGAGGGCAAAACACGGCAGCGGCCAGACCCCACCCTACAGCCAGGCGAcccagaggagagaaggagagtcaTCCCTCTATTCCTCAGCCCTTCATCATCAGAGCAGGGAACGGAGGATCATCATTACCAGCAGAAGCAAgaaagggtggaggaggagtaggagaggagggcgagaagagggggatgaagagGCTGCAGCTACCTGCAAACCAGGTGGACGCCACGTCCTCTACCTCTGACAGCTGCACTGCTGCTCCcatggaggaggggaagggggagaaaAGGGAGGAGGGGGTGTCTGGGATGGGCAGAGCTGATTGGGTTGCTggcaaaggaggaggaggaggaagggcaaTGCAGAGTTGCCCCATGTGCCTGGTGCCGTTTCCAGCTGG
- the si:ch73-70k4.1 gene encoding uncharacterized protein si:ch73-70k4.1 isoform X2: MAEKCPKSKLKRKKLSIEEPLTDIFFRKTLIKNNESSSASIESLSSTRPVVPIESWWSRGDLAAVESLWALTLSSALPCLDAHPWDPVPDLPTASTLSSNVDQQIEWRWCSLSEDMTPLPSPHSSTTDFPLNPFPGLEKTLLPVPVQTSQTTSTINGPPLKSAPCLEGPGEESSSCGAGRPRPSLGARVPSSYGRGAPWSGGGNSRVPSRKDTKRGEGGQNTAAARPHPTARRPRGEKESHPSIPQPFIIRAGNGGSSLPAEARKGGGGVGEEGEKRGMKRLQLPANQVDATSSTSDSCTAAPMEEGKGEKREEGVSGMGRADWVAGKGGGGGRAMQSCPMCLVPFPAGFTQMDCDSHLAKCLSEMTVDMTW; this comes from the exons ATGGCTGAGAAATGCCCAAAGTCAAAACTAAAAAGAAAGAAGTTGTCTATCGAGGAGCCTCTAACTGATATATTTTTCAGGAAGACGCTGATAAAGAACAACGAAAGTTCCAGTGCATCGATTGAAAGCTTGAGTTCAACGAG ACCTGTGGTCCCTATAGAGTCGTGGTGGTCCAGAGGTGACCTGGCTGCAGTTGAGAGTCTCTGGGCCCTGACTCTGAGCTCTGCTCTTCCCTGTCTGGACGCTCACCCCTGGGACCCAGTCCCTGACCTCCCAACAGCCTCCACACTG AGCTCTAATGTAGACCAGCAGATTGAATGGAGATGGTGTAGCCTCAGTGAGGACATGACTCCCTTGCCCTCCCCACACAGTTCCACCACAGACTTTCCTCTCAATCCTTTTCCTGGGCTGGAAAAGACTCTCCTCCCAGTCCCAGTACAGACTAGCCAGACAACATCCACCATCAATGGCCCTCCTTTGAAGTCTGCTCCCTGTCTAGAGGGGCCcggagaggagagcagtagttgtGGTGCTGGCCGCCCCAGACCAAGTCTGGGAGCCCGAGTGCCTTCTAGCTACGGAAGGGGAGCCCCgtggagtggaggggggaataGCAGAGTGCCATCCAGAAAGGACACAAAACGAGGGGAAGGAGGGCAAAACACGGCAGCGGCCAGACCCCACCCTACAGCCAGGCGAcccagaggagagaaggagagtcaTCCCTCTATTCCTCAGCCCTTCATCATCAGAGCAGGGAACGGAGGATCATCATTACCAGCAGAAGCAAgaaagggtggaggaggagtaggagaggagggcgagaagagggggatgaagagGCTGCAGCTACCTGCAAACCAGGTGGACGCCACGTCCTCTACCTCTGACAGCTGCACTGCTGCTCCcatggaggaggggaagggggagaaaAGGGAGGAGGGGGTGTCTGGGATGGGCAGAGCTGATTGGGTTGCTggcaaaggaggaggaggaggaagggcaaTGCAGAGTTGCCCCATGTGCCTGGTGCCGTTTCCAGCTGG gtTCACTCAGATGGACTGTGACAGCCACCTGGCCAAGTGTCTATCAGAGATGACCGTCGACATGACCTGGTGA